The nucleotide sequence TTGATTATGATGATGTTAAAAAGACTCCTCGCTTTACAGCAAAACAAGAGCCTGGATCCTTTCTCCTGAATATTAGTACAACAAAGTTAAGCGATACTGGAGTTTACTACTGTATAAAAGTAAACCAACTTGACATGAAATTTGTGAAAGGAACATTTCTAAGAATTAAAGGTAAACACCACTTATAACAGCAGGTTACATAGTTTCATTTTCCTACATGTATACAGGTATACAAAGATAGTACATGTTTTCATACACTATATAAGAAagtgtttatgtatatttttaactgcatttattttcatcaaagtaactaaagcaTGTTTATTTTCGCCTTTGTATTTCCCAGGACCAGAACCTGATATCACTGCCATCATTCAAGTCCCTCCATCTGATCCAGTCCGTCCAGGAGACTCAGTGACTCTGCAGTGTTCAGtcctctctgactctgagaaCAAAACATGTCCAGGAGCTCACAGTGTGTACTGGTTCAGAGCCGGATCAGATGAGTCTCATCCCAGTGTCATTTACGCTCATGGAAACAGTGGTGATGAATGTGAGAAGAGTCTTGAGGCTCGCTCTCCACAGAAATGTGTCTACAACTTCTCTAAGAACGTCAGCTCCTCTGATGCTGGGACTTATTACTGTGCTGTGGCCACATGTGGGGAGATCTTATTTGGAAATGGAACAAAACTGGACATTCAAGGTA is from Siniperca chuatsi isolate FFG_IHB_CAS linkage group LG8, ASM2008510v1, whole genome shotgun sequence and encodes:
- the LOC122880526 gene encoding uncharacterized protein LOC122880526 isoform X2, encoding MLIIFYLLLMLRVGRCTDDQNLVTVTVGQDVTLTCARQTSLYQETLFWIRLVSGNLPEVLGTTFNFDYDDVKKTPRFTAKQEPGSFLLNISTTKLSDTGVYYCIKVNQLDMKFVKGTFLRIKGPEPDITAIIQVPPSDPVRPGDSVTLQCSVLSDSENKTCPGAHSVYWFRAGSDESHPSVIYAHGNSGDECEKSLEARSPQKCVYNFSKNVSSSDAGTYYCAVATCGEILFGNGTKLDIQVNMWDLQTANTVLFLLCAALAISLIVIAFLIHTIKKKSCGCFNVAVALQTDGATASGDLQSQQRDENSLVYSAPTFTKRKTGKAERRNVKTAEGETVYTDVRTFVIH
- the LOC122880526 gene encoding signal-regulatory protein beta-2-like isoform X1; the encoded protein is MLIIFYLLLMLRVGRCTDDQNLVTVTVGQDVTLTCARQTSLYQETLFWIRLVSGNLPEVLGTTFNFDYDDVKKTPRFTAKQEPGSFLLNISTTKLSDTGVYYCIKVNQLDMKFVKGTFLRIKGPEPDITAIIQVPPSDPVRPGDSVTLQCSVLSDSENKTCPGAHSVYWFRAGSDESHPSVIYAHGNSGDECEKSLEARSPQKCVYNFSKNVSSSDAGTYYCAVATCGEILFGNGTKLDIQAVNMWDLQTANTVLFLLCAALAISLIVIAFLIHTIKKKSCGCFNVAVALQTDGATASGDLQSQQRDENSLVYSAPTFTKRKTGKAERRNVKTAEGETVYTDVRTFVIH